A window of Corallococcus macrosporus DSM 14697 contains these coding sequences:
- a CDS encoding GNAT family N-acetyltransferase, translating into MPVTLRPARPSDEPALGRMGAALARRHHAFDAARFMLPDDVESGYRWWLGREAKKADAVVLVAELDGEVVGYAYGRVEAVDWNALLDRSGGFHDLWVEEKARGAGVGALLAEEMMKRLTALGVPRVVLHTAAKNQDAQRLFAKLGWRPTMVEMTREAPPVKD; encoded by the coding sequence ATGCCCGTCACCCTCCGTCCCGCCAGGCCCTCGGATGAACCCGCCCTGGGGCGCATGGGGGCCGCGCTGGCCCGGCGGCACCACGCCTTCGACGCCGCGCGTTTCATGCTCCCTGACGACGTGGAGTCGGGCTACCGCTGGTGGCTGGGACGCGAGGCGAAGAAGGCCGACGCCGTCGTCCTCGTCGCCGAGCTGGACGGCGAGGTGGTGGGCTACGCCTACGGCCGCGTCGAGGCCGTGGACTGGAATGCCCTGCTGGACCGCAGCGGCGGCTTCCATGACCTCTGGGTGGAGGAGAAGGCCCGCGGCGCGGGCGTGGGCGCGCTGCTCGCGGAGGAGATGATGAAGCGCCTGACGGCCCTGGGCGTGCCGCGCGTCGTCCTCCACACCGCCGCGAAGAACCAGGATGCGCAGCGGCTGTTCGCGAAGCTGGGCTGGCGCCCCACCATGGTGGAGATGACGCGCGAGGCGCCCCCCGTGAAGGACTGA